GACTTTGATGTGGAACAGGCTTATGAGGCAATGCGTAAATCTGCAACTCTTTCGGGAAAAGAAAATCTGATGCGCCCGGATAATGATGATTATCTGACTTTGGGATATGTCCCATTGCGCGAGCAATATGATAATTCGGTTTCACATGCCTTAGAATATTATATAGCCGATTATGCACTCTCTCGTTTCGCTGCTGCTTTAGGTAAAAAGAAAGATGCCAAACTGTTTTATGATCGTTCGATGGGATATAAACATTATTACAACGATAAATATGGCACATTCTGTCCTTTACTTTCTAATGGGAAATTCTATTCTTCTTTTAATCCGCTTGAAGGCGAAAACTTTGAGCCTAGTCCCGGCTTTCATGAAGGAAATGCATGGAATTACACCTTTTATGTTCCACACGATGTGAAAGGTCTGGCTCGACTGATGGGAGGAGAGAGAGCTTTTGTAGATAAGCTTCAGCGAGTTTTTGATGAAGGGCTTTATGATCCTGCCAATGAGCCCGATATTGCTTATCCATACCTTTTTAGCTATTTTAAAGGAGAAGAATGGCGGACACAAAAGGAGGTGCATCGCTTACTCGCTAAGTATTTTACTTCTAAACCCGCGGGTATCCCTGGAAATGATGATACTGGTACGATGTCTGCTTGGGCTATATGGAGCATGATGGGATTATATCCTGACTGCCCAGGAGTTCCTGAGTATACGCTCACTACTCCTGTATTTGATAAAGTGATTATAATGCTTGATCCCAAATGGTATGACAAGCCAAACTTGGTGATTGACGTCAAACGTAAAAGATCCGATGCATTCTATACTCATAAAGTTTTGCTGGGGGGCAAACGTATGGATTGTTATCGGGTTTCACATCATGATCTGTTGCGTGCGGGCACTCTTTGCTTTGAAGTTTCAGAGCTGAAGTAGTGCTTTGTTTCTCTTGTTGCTTTCAAAACGATAAGCAGATCTGATGTAATGATGCAAAACATCCGGATGTTTTGTATTATAACATGGGGATGTTGTGCCTAATAACATCCCCATGTTTTCTATTCTTTCATGCGCTGCTTTTAGGCTTTTATCCTTTTGCTTCCTTCGTTTTCTTCTGTAGCTGTTTTCTGTTCACTTTGGTCATATTTTTAAAGCTTACAGAGTTACATTGCTTTTCCTAATTATAGGTTAGCAATAATAAGAAGAATGGGAGGTAGTCTTTCAATTCGCAACGGAGTAATTCAATCGTTTTTTGTTTGTAGCGATCAATTGACTTTACGCTTAAGTTCATCTCCTTAGCTATTTCTGCATGCGTTTTACCTTCGAAGAAACTTTTAACAAAGACAGTTCTATAATTTTCAGGTAATTTTTTGAGTGCTTCATTGAGTAATTTGTAAAGTTCTTCTAAGGTATAAACACTTTCAGGAGAAGTGGCATAAAGAGGAGCGCGTTTGTTGCACATCGCAGCATAATCTATTTCATAATTTTGGTGCTTTAAATAGTTTAGACAATTGTTGCGTACGCACATTTTTAGGTAAGCAATAGTCGTTTCTGGTTTTAGTTCTAGTTCGTTTCGTTTGTTCCATAGGGAGGCAAAAACATCTGAGACAATATCTTCGCGGATGCAGGCATCATCGATATATCTCTTCGCAAATAGACAAAAAGGGGCATAATAATCTTCATACAACTTCTGAAAAAGTGCCTGCTGAGCATTTTCCTTTAATAGGATTTTCATAGAAATGTCTTGGTTTTAACGGTGGTTTATAAAATGCAAATATAGATTTTTCTATTAAATAACCCCAATTTGAGTCTCTTTTTTAGTTTTATGAGAAAAAAAGCTCTTTTTTCTGTCCTTCTCTCTTTCGTTCAGTTGTATTATAATCGTAATTACAATTTAATAGAAAAATATTTTGGAAACATTTATAGAATCCATTGAACCTGAGAAAGTGCTTCGTTATTGCGAAGAAAGATGTACCTCTGATGAAAAAGTTGAGATAGAACAAGCCATGGAACATTCGGCGGAATTGCGCGAAATTGTTCATGATTTGCAACTCTCTTTAGCATTGAAGAGTGATATAAAAGAGATGGAAAAGATTGATACGAAGGCTGCTTTTATGCGTACGAAGCATAAAATTAAGCACGAACGAATGAAAAAGCTCAATTTTCAATTAATGCGTTATGCTGCTATGTTGACTCTTCCTTTTCTGTTGAGTTCACTTCTTCTAGGGTATTTGTATTTTCGAGGTTCGTCAGACGAATTGCAGTATGCAGAGGTTAATACGGCTTCTGGAGCGATTATTCGTTATGAGTTGCCGGACAAATCGGTTGTATGGCTGAATTCGGATAGTAAATTACGCTATCCTCTTACTTTTAAAGGAGATAAGCGTGAAGTGGAATTGGATGGTGAAGGCTATTTTGAGGTGACGGCGGATAAGAAGCATCCTTTTTATGTGAATACACCTAGTGGACTGAGCGTATATGTTTATGGCACTCATTTTAATGTAAATGCTTATGATGATGAGAGCTTTGTGGAAACGTCTTTGGAGGAAGGGAAAGTGAACGTTATTGTTCCTAAGACTCAAAAACAGCTTATCTTGAATCCGGGAGAAGCGGCTCTATATGAAGAGTCAACTGGAAAAGTAAGCAAATCGGCTGTAGATATATATGAAAAGATAGCGTGGAAAGATGGTAAACTTATTTTTAGAAATACTTCATTAAAAGATGTGTTGAAGCGGCTTTCTCGGCATTTCAATGTCGATATTGAATTCAAGAATCTCTCAGGAAAAGATTATAAATATCGGGCGACGTTTACTCGCGAAGACTTAAATCAAATATTAGATTATTTAAGTAAATCTGCAGCTATTAAATGGACATCTGAAGAACCGGTACAGCAGAAAGACGATACGTTCACTAAGAAGAAAGTAATTGTAACTCTATATTAATAATTTAACAAAATAGTTAGCCTATGATATGATATAGCATGGAAACAAAAGGAAGAAAGCTGCCCCACAGCTCTCTTCCACAGTGTTAAGACATCCGGCAAAACTTGCAATCCTATCCGGCTGTCGACATTCAGTTTATTATTAGTAATAACAAACTTTAGTTAACCGCAAAGTTATGAAAAAAAATCATTTAATTCTTGCATTTAATTCTAAATGTACTTTAAATCTAAAACTCCCTTTAGTTATGAAGATTAGTTTATGCTTGCTGTTCTTTGTAGCTTTTCAACTTCAAGCTGCAACAGGCTTTGCTCAAAGAACGAGAGGTCCGATTAATAAATCGAATGCCTCTATCGAACAGATCTTAAACTTGATAGAACAAAATTCCGATTATGTATTTCTGTATAATGATAAAACGGTAGATACAAATAGGATGGTTTCTGTTAATAGTCAAAATGGGAAAATTCCTGAAATACTTGATAAGATATTTCATGGAACGAATATTACTTACACGATTGTAGACAAACAAATAATTCTTTCAACTACTAAACTAAATGTAGTAGATCAAGAAAAAGATTTTCTGATACAAGGAACTGTAAAGGATGTGAAAGGAGAAGCTCTCATCGGAGTGAATCTTAAGGTTAAGGGTACCGGAAATGGTACGATAACCGATTTGGATGGGCGTTTTTCTTTGAATGTTAAAAAAGGAGATGTCTTAATAATCTCTTATACTGGATATACAACTCAGTATATTAAGGTGTCTGATGCAGACAAGTCTCTGAGTATTAAAATGGAGGAAGATCGTATCCAATTGAGTGAAGTTGTTGTTACTGCTCTAGGTATAAAGAAAGAGGCAAAATCTCTATCGTATAATGTTCAGCAACTTAATAGCGATGCAATCACCAAAGTATCCGATGCCAATTTTGTTAACAATCTGAATGGTAAAATAGCCGGTGTAACGATCAATAGTTCTTCTTCAGGTGTGGGTGGTTCTTCACGTGTTGTCATGCGTGGAACTAAATCAATTGTAGGCAATAATAATGCTTTATACGTTATTGATGGTATACCGATGCCTAACCTCTCATCTGAACAACCTGCTGATATTTATTCGGGTGCAGGACAGACGGGTGATGGTATCTCAAATATAAATCCTGATGACATAGAGAGTATTTCAGTGTTGAGTGGTCCTTCTGCTGCAGCTCTTTACGGTAGTTCTGCTGCGAATGGTGTTGTTATGATAACTACGAAGAAAGGAAAAGTAGATCGCTTGACGGTAAATATTACCAATAGTACCATGTTCTCTCGTCCTTTGCTTTTGCCTGAGTTTCAAAAGAGTTATGCTCCATCGGAAACAGGGAGCTATTATAGTTGGGGAGATAAATTATCGAAGCCAAGTAGTTATAACCCTTCCGACTTTTTCCAGACAGGGGTGAATGTCACTAACTCTGCAAGTGTTTCTACTGGTAATCAGCATAATCAAACTTATGTTTCGTTAGGTTCAACGAATTCTGAAGGTATTGTCCATAACAATAAGTATGCTCGTTATAATTTTTCTGTGCGTAATACAACGTCGTTTCTCGATAATAAAATGACAATGGATCTGAGCTATATGATGAACAATGTAAAGGAACAAAACATGATTGCTCAAGGACAATATTTTAATCCTCTGCTTGCTATTTATCTGTTTCCAGCAGGTGACGATTTTTCAAAAGTAGAGTTGTATAAGCGGTATGATGCTTCACGCAATTTTCAAACGCAATATTGGCCTTATGGTGATCAGGGATTGACCTTACAAAATCCATATTGGATAACGGATAAAGATAAATTTATCAACCATAAGGAGCGTCACATGGCTACTCTTTCTTTGAAATATGATTTTGCTGATTGGATTAATCTGACCGGAAGGGTTAAGATCGATAAAAGCAGCGATCGTTATGAAAAGAAATTTGCAGCGTCTACCAATACTCTTTTTGCTTCAAAATATGGTTATTATTCTTTAAACCAACTCTCTAATCGTCAGCTATATGCTGAGACTCTGCTTAGCATTAATAAGTATTTGAATGAGCAGATGTGGGGAATCACAGCAAATATTGGTTCTAGTTTCGAGCAGATTGATTATGACCAGAATATGTATGGTGGGAAACTTCAAGGTGTAGCAGACTTGTATACTTTCTCTAATGTGGCTTCATCTACTGCAGAGCGCTCTCAAAGTGGATATACTACTCGTAAAGAATCTGTTTATGCGAGTGCTCAATTGGGTTATAAGAGCAGGTTATACCTTGATGTGACAGCTCGTAATGATTGGTCTTCTACGTTAGCTGGATCTGATACTAAATCCTTCTTTTACCCAACAGTGGGACTTTCCGGAATTATTACCGATTTGTTTAATTGCAGTACGGATATAATGCCTTATATGAAAGTCCGTATTTCTTATTCTGAAGTAGGGAATGAACCGAAACCTTTCTTGACTATACCTACTTATCCTATGGGGAGTACCTATCCTAATACGCAGACGCGTATGCCTAATCCGTATTTAAAGCCTGAACGTACGAAATCATGGGAAGCGGGTTTTAATTTTGTTTTCTTTAAAAATAAATTAAAACTTGACGCTACCTTCTATAAATCAAGTACATATAACCAATTTTTTGAACCGACTCTTCCTTCTTCATCAGGCTTTACGAGTGTTCTTGTGAATGCTGGTCGGATAGATAATAAAGGGGTGGAAATTTCAGCTCGTTATGATCAGGACTTTGGAGCTCTTCATTGGAATTCTTACTTAACGTATTCCTTAAATAGGAATAAAATTAAAGAACTATTACGTGGCTGGACTAACCCTCTGGATGGGAAGGTGTACTCTCAAAAAGAGATGGATATGGGAGGAACAGGCAGTTACAAGATAAAACTAATTGAAGGTGGTTCGATGGGTGACATTTATGTGAATACTCTGAAGACTGACGAGCATGGTGCTATCTATGTTCACCCAACAGCACAAACGGTAGTTGCGGATGCTAATAATTTTGTTTTAGCTGGGAATAGTGCTCCAAAATATAATCTAGGATGGGGAAATAATTTCAGTTACAAAGGTGTATCATTGGGCTTTCTATTTACTTATCGGGTAGGAGGTATCGTTGTATCGAATACTCAAGCGGTAATGGATGCATTTGGAGCTTCAAAAGCTACGGCAGATGCTCGTGATAATGGTGGAGCTCTTGTCAACGGGAAGCGTATACCTGCTAAAGAATACTACCAGACAATTGGAGGAGCTAATGGAGGCATAGGTTCTATGTATACATATAGCGCGACAAACTTGCGTCTTTCTGAATTCAGCTTAGGATATGATTTGCCTATTCAGAGATGGGTTGGATGGATTAAAAAGGCGAATGTTTCTTTTATTGGTCATAATCTGTTTTTGCTTTATAAGAAAGCACCTTATGATCCTGAACTGACTGCTAATACAGGAACTTATTATCAGGGTATTGACTATTTTATGTTACCAAGTCTCAGAAATCTAGGATTTTCTGTAAAACTTCAATTCTAAATATCTTAAAGACAAATTATTATGAAAATTACAATAAAATTAGCGTTTGTTGCTGCATGGGTGTTAGGCCTTAATACGGCATGTACTGACTCCTTTGAGTCAATCAATACCAATCAGCATGAGGCCACTAAGGAAATGATGGAGCGTGATAATTTGATGGTGGGTGCTTTCTTTTCTCAAATGGAAAGAAATGTGGTTTTATTTAAAGATGGAACTAATTCATCCAGTGATTATCAAATTGCTCAAGGATTGACCTCAGATATCTATTCAGGTTATATTGCACCGACAGGTACTTGGTATAGTGGAAAGCATAATGGCTCTTACTATTTTATTACGAATTGGATTCACAAAACTTTTGATGCAGGTTTTTCGGGCGTAATGCCTGCTTGGCAGGAGATCCGTTCTATTTCCGATTCTTTGAAGCTTACGCAAATATCAGCTTTGGCTGATATTGTAAAGGTAGAAGCAATGCATCGTGTTGCAGATACGTATGGACCTATTCCTTATACGAATTATGGTAGTGGATCATTACTCAATAACTATGATGCTCTTGAGGATGTGTATAATCAGTTTTTTCAAGAACTTGATCATGCAATAGATGAACTTACCATTTTTGTAAAAGGTAATCCGAACACTAAGTTACTTGAAGATTATGATTATGTTTATAATGGAGATGCCACTAAGTGGGTTAAGTTTGCAAATACACTTCGTTTGCGTTTAGCAATGCGTATTGTGTATGCTAATCCCACATTAGCTCAGCAAGAAGCTGAAAAGTCGATTGCTAACTCTATCGGGGTTATTGAAGAAGAAACGGGCCGTGCCACTATATTACACTCTTCAAACTTAGTGTATTATCATCCGCTATATGAGATTGCTTATTCGTTTAACTCCGGAGAAGTTAGAATGGGAGCTACGATGGATGCGTATATGAATGGATATAGCGATCCTCGCTTAGCAGCTTACTTTAAAACAGCTTCAGACGGTAAATATCATGGAGTCCGTTTAGGTATAAATACTTCTACATGGGATAAGTATGTAAGTGGTAATATTTCTAATCTTAACATGGACCAGAGTTCTACTGAAATTGTTTGGATGACAGCTGCCGAATCTTATTTTCTTCGTGCCGAAGGTGCTCTTCGTGGTTGGAATATGGGTGGTACAGCTCAATCTTTTTATGAAAAAGGTATTGCGATGTCATTCAAAGAAAATGGAGTGAATGGAGCGGAAAGTTATGTTGCTAATTCAACTAGTCAGCCAATTGCTTTTACAGATAATGCCACTAATTCAAGTTTAAATGCCAGTACTCCCAGTACAATAACAATAGCATGGAATACGGGCGATGATTTTGAAACAAACTTGGAAAGAATTATTACTCAAAAATGGATTGCAGAGTATCCTGATGGTCCTGAAGGATGGGCTGAATTTCGTCGTACGGGCTATCCTAAGTTATTCCCTGTTGTTACAAATTATAGCAATGGATCTATCAATACGGATATACAAGTTCGTCGTATTCCGTTCCCACAATCAGAATACAATACTAATGCTGAAGGGGTTGCAACGGGGGTTAGTAAACTTGGAGGATTAGACAACGGAGGAACAAAACTTTGGTGGGATAAGAAATAAGTTAATGTATATAATCTAGCTAAATAGAAAACAATGAAAAGAATAATATATCTATTTTCAGGTTTACTTGTTACTCTGTTAGTAATGAGTTGTACTGATACTGAGTCTTTAGAGGTTCAAAAACTGAAGACTTATGATGCACAGTATTTTGAAAATCTTCGTGCGTATAAAAAAAGTGATCATAGCATTAGCTTTGCTTGGTATGCTGCTTATGCTCCAATTGAAGGGGTAGAAGGATACAAAGATCCTGCTTCTTGGGGTGAACGCATCAAAGGTTTGCCGGATAGCTTAGACATTTGCTCTTTATGGATGGGTATTCCGAGTAACGATCCTACTCTCAGATCATATGCACCGATTGCTTATGCGGATATGCGTTATGCTCAAGAGACATTAGGTACGCGATTTGTAGCTCCTACCATTATTCGTTTTAATCATCCTATTTATTTAAAAGATAGTACAGCGATAAAATTTGATATTTCCATAGAGAAGACAGATAGTACTTTTTTTGATCTTTCTGAACATCATGACAGTTTGGGTATTGTGGTTTATGGGGACTATTTGGTTCGACAAGTTTTTGATAACGATATTGATGGGGTGGATTTGGATTATGAGCCTGAAGGTGACTGGATGCAAGGTGAACATTTAACATCTTTAGTGAAATATATAGCTCAATATGTTGGGCCTAAAAGTGCGAATCCTGAAAAATTACTTTGTATAGACTATTACGGACAACAACCTACTGCTGAAACAGAACCTTATGTGAATTATTTTATTAATCAGACTTATGGAGGAACTGCTTCTCAGTCTAGAATACCAAGTTGGTGTCCGAACGAGAAATTTATTTTTACTGAGACGTTTGGTGAATATTGGGCTACCGGTGGTAATATTATACAGATGTCTCGTTGGCAACCGACAACTGGACGCAAAGGTGGTTTTGGCGCTTTCTATATTGGGCGTAATTACTATTCGGATTCGGGTATTCCTTATAATGAGTTTAGGGCGGCTATTCAAATTCAAAACCCCTCTATTTACAAATAGTTATTTCTAAATGTTTAAAATTATTCTGAAATGAGAACAAAAATACATTTTCTTTTCGCTTCTTTTCTTCTTACTGTATTGATATTGACAGTGAGTTGCAC
This is a stretch of genomic DNA from uncultured Bacteroides sp.. It encodes these proteins:
- a CDS encoding RNA polymerase sigma-70 factor, producing MKILLKENAQQALFQKLYEDYYAPFCLFAKRYIDDACIREDIVSDVFASLWNKRNELELKPETTIAYLKMCVRNNCLNYLKHQNYEIDYAAMCNKRAPLYATSPESVYTLEELYKLLNEALKKLPENYRTVFVKSFFEGKTHAEIAKEMNLSVKSIDRYKQKTIELLRCELKDYLPFFLLLLTYN
- a CDS encoding FecR domain-containing protein, translated to MEHSAELREIVHDLQLSLALKSDIKEMEKIDTKAAFMRTKHKIKHERMKKLNFQLMRYAAMLTLPFLLSSLLLGYLYFRGSSDELQYAEVNTASGAIIRYELPDKSVVWLNSDSKLRYPLTFKGDKREVELDGEGYFEVTADKKHPFYVNTPSGLSVYVYGTHFNVNAYDDESFVETSLEEGKVNVIVPKTQKQLILNPGEAALYEESTGKVSKSAVDIYEKIAWKDGKLIFRNTSLKDVLKRLSRHFNVDIEFKNLSGKDYKYRATFTREDLNQILDYLSKSAAIKWTSEEPVQQKDDTFTKKKVIVTLY
- a CDS encoding SusC/RagA family TonB-linked outer membrane protein, whose amino-acid sequence is MKISLCLLFFVAFQLQAATGFAQRTRGPINKSNASIEQILNLIEQNSDYVFLYNDKTVDTNRMVSVNSQNGKIPEILDKIFHGTNITYTIVDKQIILSTTKLNVVDQEKDFLIQGTVKDVKGEALIGVNLKVKGTGNGTITDLDGRFSLNVKKGDVLIISYTGYTTQYIKVSDADKSLSIKMEEDRIQLSEVVVTALGIKKEAKSLSYNVQQLNSDAITKVSDANFVNNLNGKIAGVTINSSSSGVGGSSRVVMRGTKSIVGNNNALYVIDGIPMPNLSSEQPADIYSGAGQTGDGISNINPDDIESISVLSGPSAAALYGSSAANGVVMITTKKGKVDRLTVNITNSTMFSRPLLLPEFQKSYAPSETGSYYSWGDKLSKPSSYNPSDFFQTGVNVTNSASVSTGNQHNQTYVSLGSTNSEGIVHNNKYARYNFSVRNTTSFLDNKMTMDLSYMMNNVKEQNMIAQGQYFNPLLAIYLFPAGDDFSKVELYKRYDASRNFQTQYWPYGDQGLTLQNPYWITDKDKFINHKERHMATLSLKYDFADWINLTGRVKIDKSSDRYEKKFAASTNTLFASKYGYYSLNQLSNRQLYAETLLSINKYLNEQMWGITANIGSSFEQIDYDQNMYGGKLQGVADLYTFSNVASSTAERSQSGYTTRKESVYASAQLGYKSRLYLDVTARNDWSSTLAGSDTKSFFYPTVGLSGIITDLFNCSTDIMPYMKVRISYSEVGNEPKPFLTIPTYPMGSTYPNTQTRMPNPYLKPERTKSWEAGFNFVFFKNKLKLDATFYKSSTYNQFFEPTLPSSSGFTSVLVNAGRIDNKGVEISARYDQDFGALHWNSYLTYSLNRNKIKELLRGWTNPLDGKVYSQKEMDMGGTGSYKIKLIEGGSMGDIYVNTLKTDEHGAIYVHPTAQTVVADANNFVLAGNSAPKYNLGWGNNFSYKGVSLGFLFTYRVGGIVVSNTQAVMDAFGASKATADARDNGGALVNGKRIPAKEYYQTIGGANGGIGSMYTYSATNLRLSEFSLGYDLPIQRWVGWIKKANVSFIGHNLFLLYKKAPYDPELTANTGTYYQGIDYFMLPSLRNLGFSVKLQF
- a CDS encoding RagB/SusD family nutrient uptake outer membrane protein, which gives rise to MKITIKLAFVAAWVLGLNTACTDSFESINTNQHEATKEMMERDNLMVGAFFSQMERNVVLFKDGTNSSSDYQIAQGLTSDIYSGYIAPTGTWYSGKHNGSYYFITNWIHKTFDAGFSGVMPAWQEIRSISDSLKLTQISALADIVKVEAMHRVADTYGPIPYTNYGSGSLLNNYDALEDVYNQFFQELDHAIDELTIFVKGNPNTKLLEDYDYVYNGDATKWVKFANTLRLRLAMRIVYANPTLAQQEAEKSIANSIGVIEEETGRATILHSSNLVYYHPLYEIAYSFNSGEVRMGATMDAYMNGYSDPRLAAYFKTASDGKYHGVRLGINTSTWDKYVSGNISNLNMDQSSTEIVWMTAAESYFLRAEGALRGWNMGGTAQSFYEKGIAMSFKENGVNGAESYVANSTSQPIAFTDNATNSSLNASTPSTITIAWNTGDDFETNLERIITQKWIAEYPDGPEGWAEFRRTGYPKLFPVVTNYSNGSINTDIQVRRIPFPQSEYNTNAEGVATGVSKLGGLDNGGTKLWWDKK
- a CDS encoding glycoside hydrolase family 18; the protein is MKRIIYLFSGLLVTLLVMSCTDTESLEVQKLKTYDAQYFENLRAYKKSDHSISFAWYAAYAPIEGVEGYKDPASWGERIKGLPDSLDICSLWMGIPSNDPTLRSYAPIAYADMRYAQETLGTRFVAPTIIRFNHPIYLKDSTAIKFDISIEKTDSTFFDLSEHHDSLGIVVYGDYLVRQVFDNDIDGVDLDYEPEGDWMQGEHLTSLVKYIAQYVGPKSANPEKLLCIDYYGQQPTAETEPYVNYFINQTYGGTASQSRIPSWCPNEKFIFTETFGEYWATGGNIIQMSRWQPTTGRKGGFGAFYIGRNYYSDSGIPYNEFRAAIQIQNPSIYK